Proteins encoded within one genomic window of Candidatus Brevundimonas colombiensis:
- a CDS encoding glycoside hydrolase family 3 N-terminal domain-containing protein produces MRKTATALVITLMSSACAVAAPSRPVPVQAVTSGTSIVTEGSRAHPGLWPRAASPAAMTDAATEAFVTELMGRMTLEEKVGQTIQADIGSIKPEDLLTYPLGSILAGGNSSPGGDERASADKWVALAQAFRAAAAQRPGAKVPLIYGIDAVHGHNNIVGATIFPHNIGLGAARDPDLIRRIGEATALEVAVTGADWTFGPTLAVPQDDRWGRAYEGYAENPEVAQSYAGPMTLGLQGRLSADHPLTAGHIAGSAKHFLADGGTTGGKDQGDYAGSEQEMIRTHLSGYPQAIDAGVLSIMASFSSWNGVKHSGNETILTDVLRGPLGFDGFVVSDWNAHGQLPGCSNESCALAFNAGIDMFMAPDSWKPLYASTLAQVKSGEIPMARLDEAVRRILRVKVKTGLFNDSRPVEGHINELGSPAHRALAREAVRKSLVLLKNEGSVLPIRSGARVLVAGHADDIGQASGGWTLTWQGTGNTNADFPNGQSIWSGIREAVAAGGGQATLSADGSFTQKPDVAIVVFGETPYAEFQGDVDTLDFLPTEPLETLKRLKAAGIPTVSVFLSGRPMWTNPEINASDAFVAAWLPGTEGAGVADVLIGDAAGKPRNDFTGTLSFSWPKTAKGEPLNVGQPGYDPQFAYGYGLTYARPARVGALSEDSGVVSTGSSLDRYFVDGRFIAPWSLMLRDAGGEFRLGAEKNGASPRAGVSVRSTDGAGQESARALTFSPAGGMAMIVAQPVDLVRQANGEMALAFRYRVDAAPVAPVMLVLGQGQVDVTDLFKAAPLGEWRTMKVRLSCLRDAGADLAAVEQPWGLRAAGAFGVTVENIRLASNEGDAICPTTR; encoded by the coding sequence ATGCGAAAGACCGCCACCGCCTTGGTGATCACCCTCATGTCGAGCGCGTGCGCCGTCGCCGCCCCGTCGCGTCCGGTTCCTGTCCAGGCGGTGACGTCGGGGACTTCGATTGTGACGGAGGGGTCTCGGGCGCATCCGGGGCTTTGGCCGCGTGCGGCGTCTCCGGCGGCGATGACGGATGCGGCGACGGAGGCGTTCGTCACCGAACTGATGGGCCGGATGACGCTGGAGGAGAAGGTCGGCCAGACGATCCAGGCCGACATCGGCTCGATCAAGCCCGAGGATCTGCTGACCTATCCGCTGGGGTCGATCCTGGCGGGCGGCAACTCTTCGCCCGGCGGGGACGAGCGGGCCTCGGCCGACAAATGGGTCGCCCTGGCCCAGGCCTTCCGCGCGGCGGCGGCTCAGCGTCCAGGGGCGAAGGTGCCCCTGATCTACGGCATCGACGCGGTGCACGGGCACAACAACATCGTCGGCGCGACCATCTTCCCGCACAATATCGGCCTGGGCGCGGCGCGCGATCCGGACCTGATCCGCCGCATCGGCGAGGCGACGGCGCTGGAGGTGGCGGTGACGGGCGCCGACTGGACCTTCGGGCCGACCCTGGCCGTGCCCCAGGACGACCGCTGGGGCCGCGCCTACGAAGGCTATGCCGAGAACCCCGAGGTGGCGCAGAGCTACGCCGGTCCGATGACCCTGGGCCTGCAGGGCCGGCTGTCGGCCGACCATCCGCTGACCGCCGGCCATATCGCCGGCTCGGCCAAACACTTCCTGGCCGACGGCGGCACCACGGGCGGCAAGGATCAGGGCGATTACGCCGGGTCCGAGCAGGAGATGATCCGCACCCACCTGTCCGGCTATCCCCAGGCCATCGACGCGGGCGTGCTGTCGATCATGGCCAGCTTCTCCAGCTGGAACGGGGTCAAACATTCGGGCAACGAGACCATTCTGACGGATGTGCTGCGCGGCCCGCTGGGCTTCGACGGCTTTGTGGTGTCGGACTGGAACGCGCACGGCCAGCTGCCGGGCTGTTCGAACGAAAGCTGCGCCCTGGCCTTCAACGCCGGGATCGACATGTTCATGGCGCCCGACAGCTGGAAGCCGCTGTACGCCTCGACCCTGGCCCAGGTGAAGTCGGGCGAGATCCCGATGGCGCGCCTGGACGAGGCGGTGCGCCGCATCCTGCGGGTCAAGGTCAAGACCGGCCTGTTCAACGACAGCCGCCCGGTCGAGGGCCATATCAACGAACTGGGCTCGCCCGCCCACCGCGCCCTGGCCCGCGAGGCGGTGCGCAAGTCGCTGGTGCTGCTGAAGAACGAGGGCTCGGTCCTGCCGATCCGTTCGGGCGCGCGGGTGCTGGTGGCGGGCCACGCCGACGACATCGGCCAGGCCTCGGGCGGCTGGACCCTGACGTGGCAGGGCACGGGCAACACCAACGCCGACTTCCCCAACGGCCAGTCGATCTGGAGCGGCATCCGCGAGGCGGTGGCGGCCGGCGGCGGTCAGGCGACCCTCAGCGCCGATGGATCCTTCACCCAGAAGCCCGACGTCGCCATCGTCGTCTTCGGCGAGACCCCCTATGCCGAGTTCCAGGGCGATGTGGACACGCTGGACTTCCTGCCGACCGAACCGCTGGAGACGCTGAAACGTCTGAAGGCGGCGGGCATTCCCACCGTCTCGGTCTTCCTGTCGGGCCGTCCGATGTGGACCAACCCGGAGATCAATGCGTCCGACGCCTTCGTCGCCGCCTGGCTGCCGGGCACGGAGGGCGCAGGCGTCGCCGACGTGCTGATCGGCGATGCGGCCGGCAAGCCGCGCAACGACTTTACCGGAACCCTGTCCTTCAGCTGGCCCAAGACGGCCAAGGGCGAGCCGCTGAACGTGGGCCAGCCGGGCTATGATCCCCAGTTCGCCTATGGCTACGGCCTGACCTACGCCCGGCCCGCCCGCGTCGGCGCCCTGTCCGAGGACAGCGGCGTGGTCAGCACGGGCAGCAGCCTGGACCGCTACTTCGTCGATGGCCGCTTCATCGCCCCCTGGTCGCTGATGCTGCGCGACGCCGGCGGCGAGTTCCGCCTGGGCGCCGAAAAGAACGGCGCCAGCCCGCGCGCCGGCGTCTCGGTGCGATCAACCGACGGCGCCGGCCAGGAATCGGCGCGCGCGCTCACCTTCTCGCCGGCCGGCGGCATGGCGATGATCGTGGCGCAGCCGGTCGATCTGGTCCGCCAGGCCAACGGCGAGATGGCGCTGGCCTTCCGTTACCGCGTCGATGCGGCCCCGGTCGCGCCCGTCATGCTGGTGCTGGGCCAGGGCCAGGTCGATGTCACGGACCTGTTCAAGGCCGCGCCGCTGGGCGAATGGCGGACGATGAAGGTCCGCCTGTCGTGCCTGCGCGACGCCGGGGCCGATCTGGCGGCAGTCGAACAGCCCTGGGGCCTGCGCGCCGCCGGCGCCTTCGGCGTCACGGTCGAAAATATCCGCCTGGCCTCGAACGAAGGCGATGCCATCTGCCCGACGACGCGCTAA
- a CDS encoding LacI family DNA-binding transcriptional regulator gives MATVTIYDVAARAGVSIKSVSRVLNNEPNVSPSLRAKVEEAATSLGYRRSLSARSLAGASSSLIAVLVDADLTIEHWKSGRGSDYLGRLEFGALMEARQVDYHLMVELVDHNSADLERDLMALLNSIRPEGVILTPPNSDNAMVMDVLDAAGTPYARIGPEAAFDRGYCIEMDERRAACEMTAHLIRRGHSRIGFVTGPIAYGASRRRLAGYRDAMAQAGLEVRANWVVEGDFTFKSGTVAMERLHETAPEITAIFASNDDTALGVLHCAARLGLSVPAHLSVAGFDDSPGAGFSTPDLTTIRQPVAEMAAAAAQRLIPPLRRLLTGDPNARVIVPHDLIARQSTAEPYH, from the coding sequence TTGGCGACGGTGACGATCTATGACGTGGCGGCCAGGGCCGGCGTCTCCATCAAGTCTGTGTCGCGCGTTCTGAACAACGAGCCCAACGTCAGCCCGTCGCTGCGCGCCAAGGTCGAAGAGGCCGCCACGTCTCTCGGCTATCGGCGCAGTCTGTCGGCGCGCAGCCTGGCCGGCGCCTCCTCGTCGCTGATCGCCGTTCTGGTCGACGCCGACCTGACCATCGAACACTGGAAAAGCGGCCGGGGCAGCGACTATCTGGGCCGTCTGGAGTTCGGCGCCCTGATGGAGGCGCGTCAGGTCGATTATCACCTGATGGTCGAACTGGTCGATCACAACTCGGCGGACCTGGAGCGGGACCTGATGGCCCTGCTGAACTCGATCCGGCCCGAGGGCGTCATCCTGACCCCGCCCAATTCGGACAACGCCATGGTCATGGACGTGCTGGACGCCGCCGGCACCCCCTATGCCCGCATCGGGCCGGAAGCCGCCTTCGATCGGGGCTACTGCATCGAGATGGACGAGCGGCGGGCCGCCTGCGAGATGACCGCGCATCTGATCCGCCGGGGCCACAGCCGGATCGGCTTCGTGACCGGTCCCATCGCCTATGGCGCCAGCCGCCGCCGCCTGGCCGGCTATCGCGACGCCATGGCCCAGGCCGGGCTGGAGGTGCGGGCGAACTGGGTGGTCGAGGGCGACTTCACCTTCAAGTCGGGAACCGTCGCCATGGAGCGGCTGCATGAGACCGCGCCCGAGATCACCGCCATCTTCGCCAGCAACGACGACACCGCCCTGGGGGTGCTGCATTGCGCGGCGCGTCTGGGACTGTCCGTGCCGGCTCACCTCTCGGTCGCGGGGTTCGACGATTCGCCCGGCGCGGGGTTCAGCACCCCGGACCTGACCACCATCCGCCAGCCGGTGGCCGAAATGGCCGCCGCCGCCGCCCAGCGGCTGATCCCGCCGCTGCGCCGCCTTCTGACCGGCGACCCGAACGCGCGTGTCATCGTGCCGCACGATCTGATCGCCCGCCAATCCACGGCTGAGCCGTACCACTAG